In Rhodothermales bacterium, the sequence TGAAGAACAGTTCGGTGATAGCCTTTCGTATGTGGGCACCCTGTACGAGTACGCCCGTGAGGGGGATGATTGGGTATTGGAGCACACATGGAATGCACCTGAACCCAGTCAGGGCGACGGTTACGGGTATGTTCTCGCCGTTGACGAAAACTATGTCGCCGTTTCGGCACAATATGAGGATCGCGAATGGATCAATCCGATCGACGGGACCATGCGGTACGGGGATGAGGTGGGTTCTGTGATCGTCTACCCGAGAGCCGATTTTTTGGCTACAACCGTCGAGGATTTACCCTCAACACATTCCGCCGTCACGCGGCTTCAGCCGCCGTTTCCGAATCCATCGCGGGAACGTACGACGCTGACCTATTCAGTTGATCTACCCTCGCGCGTGGTCGTGCGGATTGTTGACACCATGGGCCGTGCCGTGGTTACGTTGATCGATCAAACAATGTCGACCGGCAAGTACTCGATTGCCTGGGACGGCCGGCTTTCGGACGGCCGGCAGGCGCCGAGCGGGGTGTATCTCGTCGAAATGATTGCCGGCCAGGAACGTGAGGTGCGGAAAGTGGTCCTCGTGCGCTAACTTCCGGGGTGTTCTTCGTCGATCTCACCTTTCCAATCCCCCCATGACCCTCGCCGCCGCCCGCCGGCTCTTCGCCTACAACGCCTGGGCCACCGCCCGCATCTTCGAAGCCGTCGCCCCGCTCACCGAGGAGGAATGGAGCCGGGAGATGGGGAACAGCTTCCCGACCATCCGCGACACGGTATGCCACATCGTTAGCGCCGAGTGGGTGTGGCTGCATAGATGGCAGGGGAATAGCCCGATGGCGCCGGAGCCCTGGACGAAGGAGCCCACGCGGGCGCTGCTTATCGAGAAACAACGGGAGATCGAGGCGGACCGCAACGCCTTCATCGCCGCGCTGAGCGAGGCGGATCTCGCCGGCGAACGCCCCTACATCTTCATGAGCGGCAAAGGGGGCAGCCTCCCGCTCGGCACGCTCTTTCAGCACCTCGTGAACCACGGCACCTACCACCGCGGGCAGGTCACCACGCTGCTCCGCCAGATCGGCCGGCCGGCGATCGGGACGGACCTGCTGTTTTTTGCCATGGAAAACCCGGAGTAAT encodes:
- a CDS encoding DinB family protein produces the protein MTLAAARRLFAYNAWATARIFEAVAPLTEEEWSREMGNSFPTIRDTVCHIVSAEWVWLHRWQGNSPMAPEPWTKEPTRALLIEKQREIEADRNAFIAALSEADLAGERPYIFMSGKGGSLPLGTLFQHLVNHGTYHRGQVTTLLRQIGRPAIGTDLLFFAMENPE